The Mycolicibacterium doricum genome includes a region encoding these proteins:
- a CDS encoding DUF7455 domain-containing protein — MTATLTSPELTMADRCDRCGAAARVRAKLPSGAELLFCQHHANEHETKLVQLAAVLEVSPVEA, encoded by the coding sequence ATGACCGCAACTCTGACCAGCCCCGAACTCACGATGGCTGATCGATGCGATCGCTGTGGTGCCGCAGCGCGTGTGCGCGCAAAGCTGCCCTCCGGCGCGGAACTGCTGTTCTGCCAGCACCATGCCAATGAACACGAGACGAAGCTGGTCCAGCTCGCAGCTGTCCTCGAGGTGAGCCCGGTCGAGGCCTGA
- a CDS encoding DUF952 domain-containing protein, with the protein MYPHSAPKPRVLVHLCTAAEWQAISAEGEHRPDGLGGVGFVHLSTPRQVHLPANRLFAGRTDLVLLHIDPCRLTDPVLWEPGVPTDPGGMMFPHLYGPLPATAVTAVRPYRPGPDGTFAPVDQSPFDQSV; encoded by the coding sequence GTGTACCCACATTCAGCCCCGAAACCACGTGTCCTCGTGCACTTGTGCACTGCGGCCGAGTGGCAGGCGATTTCAGCTGAAGGCGAACACCGGCCCGACGGGCTCGGAGGTGTCGGCTTCGTGCATCTGTCGACACCCCGGCAGGTGCACCTCCCGGCCAACCGGCTATTCGCCGGCCGGACCGATCTGGTGCTGCTCCACATCGACCCGTGCCGGCTGACCGACCCGGTTCTCTGGGAGCCCGGTGTTCCAACGGATCCCGGCGGGATGATGTTCCCGCATCTCTACGGACCGCTGCCCGCGACGGCGGTGACAGCTGTTAGACCGTATCGACCCGGACCCGACGGCACGTTCGCGCCTGTTGATCAGTCACCGTTCGATCAGTCGGTGTGA
- a CDS encoding RNA polymerase sigma factor: MYVAATKASPATDEPVKRTATKTPAKKKTAAAKAPAANAANGTAPAKRAAKGTATKTRGPAKNDGAAPHGRGKKSTAPEAGTADALVDEDLDSADTLDAEPDIDVEDADLDLEDLDTGDDTDSGDDSDSGDTDAAEVKAVPKGGAVPAAPATEDDEIAEPSEKDKASGDFVWDEEESEALRQARKDAELTASADSVRAYLKQIGKVALLNAEEEVELAKRIEAGLFATQKLAELAERGEKLPVQQRRDMQWICRDGDRAKNHLLEANLRLVVSLAKRYTGRGMAFLDLIQEGNLGLIRAVEKFDYTKGYKFSTYATWWIRQAITRAMADQARTIRIPVHMVEVINKLGRIQRELLQDLGREPTPEELAKEMDITPEKVLEIQQYAREPISLDQTIGDEGDSQLGDFIEDSEAVVAVDAVSFTLLQDQLQSVLETLSEREAGVVRLRFGLTDGQPRTLDEIGQVYGVTRERIRQIESKTMSKLRHPSRSQVLRDYLD; the protein is encoded by the coding sequence GTGTATGTGGCAGCGACAAAGGCAAGCCCGGCAACCGATGAGCCGGTGAAGCGCACCGCCACCAAGACCCCCGCGAAGAAGAAGACCGCCGCGGCGAAGGCCCCGGCGGCCAACGCTGCGAACGGCACCGCGCCGGCCAAACGGGCGGCCAAGGGCACGGCGACCAAGACCCGCGGCCCGGCGAAGAACGACGGCGCCGCCCCACATGGTCGCGGCAAGAAGTCCACTGCGCCCGAGGCCGGCACCGCCGACGCCCTGGTCGACGAGGACCTCGACAGCGCCGACACCCTCGACGCCGAACCGGACATCGACGTCGAGGACGCCGACCTCGACCTCGAGGACCTCGACACCGGCGACGACACCGACAGCGGCGACGACTCCGACAGCGGCGACACCGACGCCGCCGAGGTCAAGGCCGTCCCGAAGGGCGGTGCAGTGCCCGCCGCACCCGCCACCGAGGATGACGAGATTGCCGAGCCGTCCGAGAAGGACAAGGCCTCCGGCGACTTCGTCTGGGACGAGGAGGAGTCCGAGGCGCTGCGCCAGGCCCGCAAGGACGCCGAGCTCACCGCCTCGGCCGACTCGGTGCGCGCCTATCTCAAGCAGATCGGCAAGGTGGCGCTGCTCAACGCCGAGGAAGAGGTCGAGCTCGCCAAGCGGATCGAGGCCGGCCTGTTCGCGACTCAGAAACTGGCCGAACTCGCCGAGAGGGGCGAGAAGCTGCCGGTGCAGCAGCGCCGCGACATGCAGTGGATCTGCCGCGACGGCGACCGCGCCAAGAACCACCTGCTCGAGGCGAACCTGCGCCTGGTGGTGTCGCTGGCCAAGCGCTACACCGGCCGCGGGATGGCCTTCCTGGATTTGATCCAGGAGGGCAACCTCGGCCTGATCCGCGCGGTCGAGAAGTTCGACTACACCAAGGGCTACAAGTTCTCGACCTACGCCACGTGGTGGATTCGTCAGGCCATCACGCGCGCCATGGCCGACCAGGCCCGCACCATCCGCATCCCGGTGCACATGGTGGAAGTCATCAACAAGCTGGGCCGCATCCAGCGAGAGCTGCTCCAGGACCTGGGTCGCGAACCCACGCCCGAAGAGCTCGCCAAGGAGATGGACATCACGCCGGAGAAGGTGCTGGAGATCCAGCAGTACGCGCGTGAGCCGATCTCTCTGGACCAGACGATCGGCGACGAGGGCGACAGCCAGCTCGGCGACTTCATCGAGGACTCCGAGGCCGTCGTCGCCGTCGACGCCGTTTCGTTCACGCTGTTGCAGGACCAGCTGCAGTCGGTACTGGAGACGCTGTCGGAGCGCGAGGCCGGCGTGGTGCGGTTGCGGTTCGGCCTCACCGACGGCCAGCCACGCACCCTCGACGAGATCGGCCAGGTCTACGGCGTCACGCGCGAACGGATCCGCCAGATCGAGTCGAAGACGATGAGCAAGCTCCGGCATCCCAGCCGGTCCCAGGTGCTGCGCGACTACCTGGACTGA
- the ppgK gene encoding polyphosphate--glucose phosphotransferase, with the protein MTATDSPVADPDAAGGDARRGFGVDVGGSGVKGGVVNLDTGQLIGERFKLPTPQPATPDAVAETIAAVVKEFGWTGKLGVTYPGVVTSGVVHTAANVDKSWLGVNAQEIYSVALDGQPVTVLNDADAAGLAEERFGAGRDNTGVIVLLTFGTGIGSAVIHNGVLLPNTEFGHLEVGGKEAEHRAASSVKERKGWTYERWTREVTTVLVAIENAIWPDLFIAGGGISRKADKWVPLLQNRTPVVAAALQNTAGIVGAAMAAEVDVTATDR; encoded by the coding sequence ATGACCGCGACCGATTCGCCCGTCGCAGATCCGGACGCCGCCGGCGGGGACGCGCGCCGCGGATTCGGCGTCGACGTCGGCGGCAGCGGCGTCAAGGGCGGCGTCGTCAACCTCGACACCGGACAGCTGATCGGCGAGCGATTCAAACTACCCACCCCACAGCCCGCCACGCCCGATGCCGTCGCGGAGACGATCGCCGCCGTCGTGAAGGAATTCGGCTGGACCGGCAAGCTCGGCGTGACCTACCCGGGCGTGGTGACCAGCGGGGTCGTGCACACCGCCGCCAACGTCGACAAGTCGTGGCTGGGCGTCAATGCCCAGGAGATCTACAGCGTCGCCCTCGACGGGCAACCGGTCACCGTGCTCAACGACGCCGACGCGGCGGGGCTGGCCGAAGAGCGGTTCGGCGCGGGCCGGGACAACACCGGCGTCATCGTGCTGCTGACTTTCGGCACCGGCATCGGATCGGCCGTCATCCACAACGGGGTCCTGCTGCCCAACACCGAATTCGGACACCTGGAGGTGGGCGGGAAGGAAGCCGAACACCGGGCCGCCTCCTCGGTCAAGGAGCGCAAGGGCTGGACTTACGAACGCTGGACGCGCGAGGTGACCACGGTCCTGGTGGCGATCGAGAACGCCATCTGGCCTGACCTGTTCATCGCCGGCGGTGGCATCAGCCGCAAGGCCGACAAGTGGGTGCCGCTGCTGCAGAACCGCACACCGGTCGTGGCCGCAGCGCTGCAGAACACCGCCGGAATTGTCGGCGCCGCGATGGCCGCTGAGGTGGACGTCACAGCTACCGACCGGTAA
- a CDS encoding inositol monophosphatase family protein — MDDDPVVLREVAEQLAAEAAEFVRARRSEVFGAGSGDTPAGAVAAKSTPTDPVTVVDTETERLLRHRLAEYRPGEHILGEEEGGAADAGVGQLTWVLDPIDGTVNFVYGIEAYAVSVAVQRDGQSVAGAVADVAAAAVYSAALGHGAQLRRHGTARPLRCNAPERLAMALLGTGFAYAPERRRRQAELLVELMPRVRDMRRIGSCALDLCMVAAGQLDAYYEDGVNVWDWAAGALVAAEAGATVSLPTPAGAVGGAGLVVAVAPGIAAEFDDALRGVGVLR, encoded by the coding sequence ATGGACGACGACCCGGTGGTGTTGCGTGAGGTGGCCGAGCAGTTGGCCGCGGAGGCAGCCGAATTCGTGCGGGCCCGGCGCAGCGAGGTGTTCGGCGCCGGCTCCGGTGACACGCCCGCGGGTGCAGTGGCCGCTAAAAGCACACCGACCGATCCGGTGACCGTCGTCGACACCGAGACGGAGCGGCTGCTACGCCACCGGCTCGCCGAGTACCGGCCCGGTGAGCATATCCTCGGCGAGGAGGAGGGCGGCGCCGCCGACGCGGGCGTCGGCCAGCTGACGTGGGTCCTCGACCCGATCGACGGCACAGTGAACTTCGTCTACGGCATCGAGGCCTACGCGGTGTCGGTCGCCGTGCAGCGGGACGGCCAATCGGTGGCCGGTGCGGTCGCCGACGTGGCCGCGGCCGCGGTGTACTCCGCCGCGCTGGGACACGGCGCCCAGCTGCGTCGACACGGCACGGCGCGCCCGTTGCGCTGCAACGCGCCCGAGCGGCTCGCCATGGCGCTGCTCGGAACCGGATTCGCCTATGCGCCGGAACGCCGCCGCAGGCAGGCCGAGCTCCTCGTCGAGCTGATGCCCCGGGTGCGCGACATGCGCCGAATCGGGTCCTGTGCCCTGGATCTGTGCATGGTCGCGGCCGGACAGCTGGACGCCTACTACGAGGACGGCGTCAACGTGTGGGACTGGGCGGCCGGCGCTCTGGTCGCCGCCGAGGCGGGGGCCACCGTGTCACTGCCAACTCCCGCAGGCGCGGTCGGCGGGGCCGGGCTGGTCGTCGCCGTGGCACCAGGAATCGCAGCCGAATTCGACGATGCGCTGCGGGGCGTGGGGGTACTGCGCTGA
- the cei gene encoding envelope integrity protein Cei, translating to MVSSITEGTAFDRHGRPFRRRNYVPGLLTIGALAVVTLVVWVIALNQPTDVRAAAVCNPPPPAPATGPPPPVLGKQVGHTDMIDVTPAKLADTRIRVLNASGQGGQAGEIAGELRDLGFAQPEAANDPIYVTERLQCQGQIRFGPSGRAAAAAVWLVAPCTELFEDGRPDPTVDLAIGTEFAELTASDDIDAVLASLRPDATAPADPELLKRIHTRTC from the coding sequence GTGGTTTCGAGTATCACCGAAGGCACCGCGTTCGACAGACACGGTCGCCCCTTCCGCCGGCGCAACTATGTGCCCGGCCTCCTCACGATCGGTGCACTCGCGGTCGTCACGTTGGTGGTATGGGTGATCGCCCTGAATCAGCCGACCGACGTGCGCGCTGCCGCCGTCTGCAACCCACCGCCACCGGCACCGGCCACCGGGCCGCCGCCGCCGGTTCTCGGTAAGCAGGTTGGGCACACCGACATGATCGACGTCACCCCGGCGAAACTGGCCGACACCAGGATCCGGGTACTCAACGCGAGCGGACAGGGCGGTCAGGCCGGCGAGATCGCCGGCGAACTGCGCGATCTCGGATTCGCCCAGCCCGAAGCGGCCAACGACCCGATCTACGTGACCGAGCGCCTGCAGTGCCAGGGACAGATCCGGTTCGGCCCGTCCGGGCGTGCCGCCGCCGCCGCGGTGTGGCTGGTGGCGCCCTGCACCGAACTGTTCGAAGACGGGCGGCCGGACCCCACCGTCGATCTGGCGATCGGCACGGAGTTCGCCGAGCTGACCGCCAGCGACGACATCGACGCGGTGCTGGCGAGCCTGCGCCCCGACGCCACCGCCCCAGCTGACCCCGAACTGCTCAAGCGCATCCACACCCGCACCTGCTGA
- a CDS encoding DUF4193 domain-containing protein produces MATDYDAPRRTETDDVSEDSLEELKARRNEAQSAVVDVDESETAENFELPGADLSGEELSVRVIPKQADEFTCSSCFLVHHRSRLASERNGMMICSDCAA; encoded by the coding sequence ATGGCTACTGACTACGACGCCCCACGGCGTACCGAGACCGACGATGTCTCCGAGGACTCGCTCGAAGAACTGAAGGCGCGACGGAACGAGGCGCAGTCCGCGGTCGTCGACGTCGACGAATCGGAGACCGCCGAGAATTTCGAGCTGCCCGGTGCGGACCTGTCCGGGGAGGAACTCTCCGTCCGGGTGATCCCGAAGCAGGCCGACGAGTTCACCTGCTCCAGCTGCTTCCTGGTGCACCACCGCAGCCGGCTCGCCAGCGAGAGGAACGGCATGATGATCTGCTCGGACTGTGCGGCCTGA
- a CDS encoding DUF3093 domain-containing protein, translated as MSDTRATTQTVRYRERLSVPWWWWLPGLGLAALIAYEVNLGVEALPDWVPFAVLLPVAAVILAWFGRAELRVVGGPAGDTELWVADAHLPVSVVSKSAEVPKTAKSAALGRQLDPAAYVVHRAWVGPMILLVLDDPEDPTPYWLVSTRHPERVLSALGR; from the coding sequence GTGTCCGACACGCGTGCAACCACCCAAACGGTGCGCTACCGCGAACGGCTCTCGGTGCCGTGGTGGTGGTGGCTGCCCGGACTTGGGCTGGCGGCACTGATCGCCTACGAGGTCAATCTGGGCGTCGAAGCCCTGCCGGACTGGGTGCCGTTCGCGGTGTTGCTGCCGGTCGCCGCCGTCATCCTCGCGTGGTTCGGCCGAGCCGAGCTCCGCGTGGTCGGCGGTCCTGCCGGGGATACCGAACTGTGGGTCGCAGACGCGCACCTGCCGGTCAGCGTCGTGTCGAAATCGGCCGAGGTGCCCAAGACGGCGAAATCTGCGGCGCTCGGGCGCCAGCTCGACCCCGCCGCCTATGTCGTGCACCGGGCCTGGGTGGGTCCGATGATCCTGCTGGTCCTCGACGATCCCGAGGACCCCACGCCCTACTGGCTGGTGAGCACCCGCCACCCCGAACGGGTGCTGTCCGCGCTGGGCCGCTGA
- the dut gene encoding dUTP diphosphatase — translation MSTSLAVLRLDRELPMPARAHDGDAGVDLFSARDVELAPGQRESVPTGVAVAIPHGMVGLVHPRSGLAARVGLSIVNSPGTIDAGYRGEIKVSLINLDPQAPIVIRRGDRIAQLLVQRVELPELVEVTSFDEAGLAETTRGERGHGSSGGHASL, via the coding sequence GTGTCCACCTCTCTGGCGGTCCTGCGTCTGGACCGCGAGCTACCAATGCCCGCAAGGGCCCATGACGGTGACGCGGGCGTCGACCTGTTCAGTGCCCGCGATGTCGAACTGGCCCCTGGGCAGCGGGAGTCGGTGCCGACGGGGGTCGCCGTGGCGATTCCCCATGGCATGGTGGGCCTGGTTCATCCGCGGTCGGGTTTGGCTGCCCGCGTGGGGCTTTCCATCGTCAACAGCCCGGGGACGATCGATGCCGGCTATCGGGGGGAGATCAAGGTGTCGTTGATCAACCTCGATCCACAGGCGCCGATCGTCATTCGGCGCGGGGACCGCATCGCCCAGCTGCTGGTGCAGCGGGTTGAACTACCTGAGCTGGTCGAGGTGACGTCGTTCGACGAAGCCGGACTGGCAGAAACCACCCGTGGCGAACGTGGCCACGGATCCTCCGGCGGACATGCGAGTTTGTGA
- a CDS encoding DUF3710 domain-containing protein has translation MAFGIRKSTGDKIGEPAMEPTAGPVVEPASEEDVEGPFDIDDFDDPEVAAQGRLDLGSVLVPLPAAGQVQVELNEAGVPSAVWVVTPNGRFTIAAYAAPKSAGLWREVAGELADSLRKDGAAVTVQDGPWGREVVGTATGVVRFIGVDGYRWMIRCVVNGVAESIDALTAEAREALRDTVVRRGDTPLPVRTPLAVQLPEPMAAQLRAAAAAQQGQQPDQQQPPPPPPQPTARRSAQGSAMQQLRTITGG, from the coding sequence ATGGCATTCGGAATACGCAAGAGCACCGGCGACAAGATCGGCGAGCCGGCCATGGAGCCGACCGCCGGACCCGTCGTCGAACCGGCGAGCGAGGAGGATGTCGAGGGCCCGTTCGACATCGACGACTTCGACGATCCGGAGGTGGCCGCCCAGGGGCGGCTGGACCTGGGATCTGTGCTGGTGCCGCTGCCCGCCGCGGGTCAGGTGCAGGTCGAGCTCAACGAGGCCGGCGTGCCCAGCGCGGTGTGGGTGGTCACACCCAACGGCCGCTTCACCATCGCCGCCTATGCGGCGCCGAAGTCCGCCGGGCTGTGGCGCGAGGTGGCCGGTGAACTGGCCGATTCGCTGCGCAAAGACGGCGCCGCGGTGACCGTCCAGGACGGGCCTTGGGGCCGCGAGGTGGTCGGCACGGCAACCGGGGTGGTGCGGTTCATCGGCGTCGACGGCTATCGCTGGATGATCCGGTGTGTCGTGAACGGGGTCGCCGAGAGCATTGACGCACTCACCGCCGAGGCGCGGGAAGCCCTGCGCGACACCGTAGTGCGCCGCGGCGACACACCGCTGCCGGTGCGCACGCCGCTAGCAGTCCAGCTGCCCGAGCCGATGGCCGCCCAGCTGCGGGCCGCTGCCGCCGCGCAGCAGGGGCAGCAGCCCGATCAGCAGCAGCCGCCCCCGCCTCCCCCGCAGCCCACCGCGCGTCGGAGCGCGCAGGGTTCGGCGATGCAGCAGCTGCGCACCATCACCGGCGGCTAG